From the genome of Thermodesulfobacteriota bacterium, one region includes:
- the rpmF gene encoding 50S ribosomal protein L32: MGLPKRRHSKSRRGKRRAQQGLALPGLSLCPQCQETKLPHRVCPHCGTYKGRTLIEVTE, from the coding sequence ATGGGATTACCAAAAAGAAGACATTCAAAGTCAAGGAGGGGAAAACGGCGGGCCCAGCAGGGTTTGGCGTTGCCCGGTCTTTCTCTTTGCCCGCAGTGCCAGGAAACCAAGTTGCCGCACCGTGTTTGTCCTCACTGCGGCACTTATAAGGGCCGGACCTTAATCGAAGTAACCGAATAA
- a CDS encoding beta-ketoacyl-ACP synthase III, whose translation MVRTVIVGTGCHLPARVLTNQDLEKMVDTSDEWITTRSGIKERRISSKDEPCSFLATQAAKKALDMAGIKAAELDMIIVCTLTPDMLMPTAACLVQKNLGAERAAAFDLSAACSGFLYGLATADNFIRNNINFKILVIGAEVLSCRVNWKDRNTSVLFGDGAGAVVVTGRNGKRGILSNHLHADGALWKLLHIPGGGCVSPPSRQMLDDNLQYIHMQGRDVFKLAVRAMEESAREALEANNLSPQDIDLYIPHQANIRIINSIAERLQLPREKVYVNIHKYGNTSAATIPIALDEANREGRIREGDLIMLNAFGGGFTWGASLIRW comes from the coding sequence TTGGTACGCACGGTTATTGTCGGCACAGGTTGTCACTTACCGGCGAGGGTATTGACCAACCAGGATCTGGAAAAGATGGTCGATACCTCTGACGAATGGATTACTACGCGTTCGGGAATAAAAGAGCGCCGCATCTCCTCTAAGGATGAACCCTGTTCCTTCCTGGCCACGCAGGCGGCTAAGAAGGCCCTGGATATGGCCGGGATTAAGGCCGCAGAACTGGATATGATTATCGTCTGTACCCTTACGCCGGATATGCTCATGCCCACGGCCGCCTGTCTGGTACAGAAAAATCTTGGGGCAGAAAGGGCAGCTGCCTTTGACCTGTCTGCGGCGTGTTCCGGTTTCCTCTATGGACTGGCTACCGCCGACAATTTTATTCGGAATAATATCAATTTTAAAATACTGGTTATAGGGGCTGAAGTTCTCTCCTGTCGCGTCAATTGGAAAGATAGAAATACGAGTGTCCTTTTCGGGGATGGGGCTGGAGCAGTAGTGGTAACCGGTCGTAACGGAAAGCGGGGTATCCTCTCCAACCATCTGCACGCCGACGGCGCCCTCTGGAAACTTTTACATATCCCGGGAGGCGGTTGCGTGTCGCCACCCTCCCGCCAGATGCTGGACGACAATCTGCAGTACATTCACATGCAGGGCCGTGATGTATTTAAGCTGGCCGTAAGGGCCATGGAAGAATCCGCCCGGGAGGCCCTGGAGGCCAATAACTTATCTCCGCAGGATATAGACCTTTACATTCCTCATCAGGCCAATATACGAATTATTAACAGCATCGCTGAGCGCCTGCAACTGCCCAGGGAAAAGGTCTATGTTAATATCCATAAATATGGCAATACATCGGCCGCCACCATTCCCATTGCCCTGGATGAGGCCAACCGTGAAGGGCGCATCAGGGAAGGAGATTTAATAATGCTCAATGCCTTCGGTGGAGGTTTTACCTGGGGGGCCTCGCTGATTAGATGGTGA
- the plsX gene encoding phosphate acyltransferase PlsX, protein MRVAVDAMGGDHAPAVVIEGAAQAVKERPLSIILVGQEDLLTQEIERLGAGSGHFIIQNATEVVGMDESPSEALKKKKDSSIRVTFEMVGQGRADAAVSAGNSGATLATASFVLGRLEGVERPAIAGVLPTLKGPTVMIDAGANVDCKPHHLLQFGIMGTVFSQGILGVSNPRVGLMSIGEEGAKGNLVVKKAYGLFSASSLNFIGNVEGRDVFRGDVDVIVCDGFVGNVSLKLSEGLAEAISLMLRAEIEKSLFARAGYLLCSSAFRRFKKKVDYAEYGGAPLLGINGIGIIAHGRSCPRAIKNAILMAAEFVSQKLNEHLLSNLRNSGDLQALGRRRVVSDR, encoded by the coding sequence ATAAGAGTAGCTGTTGATGCCATGGGGGGCGACCATGCCCCCGCCGTGGTCATAGAAGGGGCCGCTCAGGCTGTAAAGGAAAGGCCTCTGTCCATCATTCTGGTTGGCCAGGAAGATCTATTAACTCAAGAAATTGAGCGTCTCGGGGCCGGATCGGGTCATTTTATCATACAAAATGCCACAGAAGTTGTGGGCATGGATGAATCTCCTTCTGAGGCCTTAAAAAAGAAGAAGGATTCTTCTATCCGGGTGACGTTTGAGATGGTGGGCCAGGGCCGGGCCGACGCAGCGGTCAGCGCCGGAAATTCCGGCGCCACGCTGGCTACGGCCAGTTTTGTGCTGGGAAGGCTGGAAGGGGTGGAACGGCCGGCTATTGCCGGTGTCCTTCCCACTCTAAAGGGACCGACGGTGATGATTGATGCCGGGGCCAATGTGGACTGTAAGCCCCATCATCTTCTCCAATTCGGTATAATGGGCACGGTGTTTTCTCAGGGTATTTTGGGGGTATCCAATCCGCGTGTAGGTCTGATGAGTATAGGCGAAGAGGGCGCCAAAGGAAATCTGGTAGTAAAAAAGGCGTATGGGCTGTTTTCCGCGAGTTCACTCAACTTTATAGGTAACGTGGAAGGAAGGGACGTCTTTAGAGGCGATGTAGATGTTATTGTCTGTGATGGTTTTGTCGGCAATGTCTCGTTGAAGTTAAGCGAAGGTCTGGCCGAGGCCATCAGTCTTATGCTCAGGGCCGAGATAGAAAAGAGCCTTTTTGCCAGGGCAGGTTATTTGTTATGTAGTAGCGCCTTCCGCAGGTTTAAGAAAAAGGTAGATTATGCAGAGTACGGAGGAGCCCCTCTTCTGGGTATAAATGGCATCGGAATTATTGCCCATGGCCGATCTTGTCCCAGGGCCATCAAGAATGCCATTTTGATGGCTGCTGAGTTTGTATCACAGAAGCTGAACGAACACCTCCTTTCCAATTTAAGAAACAGCGGTGACTTGCAGGCTCTGGGCAGGCGGCGGGTCGTATCTGACAGGTAA
- a CDS encoding DUF177 domain-containing protein yields the protein MKIKVHDIPQEGLSCHVEYGREILQDITQVQEPIAVNIKIERAGRDIRVMGDIKTRLLLNCSRCLEDFAWALADEFDFLLMLPTGEKGYPEIELSPEDMDVSFFDGETVDVAQIAAEQIFLQMPVKPLCHEECKGLCPHCGVNLNLTACDCRAGATFSPFEALRDIKLKDRS from the coding sequence TTGAAGATAAAGGTACATGACATCCCCCAGGAAGGGTTAAGCTGCCATGTCGAATACGGGAGAGAGATTCTACAGGATATAACTCAGGTACAGGAGCCGATCGCGGTTAATATAAAGATTGAACGGGCGGGACGCGATATCCGGGTCATGGGTGATATTAAGACCAGGCTATTACTTAACTGCAGTCGTTGCCTGGAGGATTTTGCATGGGCGCTGGCGGATGAATTTGATTTCCTGTTGATGTTGCCCACCGGCGAAAAGGGTTATCCTGAGATCGAACTTTCACCTGAGGATATGGATGTTTCTTTTTTTGACGGGGAGACCGTGGATGTGGCGCAGATCGCGGCCGAGCAGATATTCTTGCAGATGCCTGTTAAACCTCTCTGTCATGAGGAGTGTAAGGGGCTGTGCCCGCATTGCGGCGTCAATCTGAATCTTACCGCATGTGATTGCCGGGCAGGGGCGACTTTCTCGCCATTTGAGGCGTTGAGAGATATAAAGCTCAAGGATCGATCATAA
- a CDS encoding acyl-CoA dehydrogenase family protein — protein MDYFLTDEQKMIVDLARKIAEEKVVPVRAELDEKEEFPWKIMEDLAKADLFGIYLPEKYGGFGGGCFENCLAVEQLGRACIGVATTFAASALGALPILFFGSEEQRQKYLPEIASGRKLAAFGLTEAGAGSDAGGIRTTATKDGDAYILNGTKQWITNGGEAEIYTIIALTDREKGARGASAFIVEKGEAGFSFGKKEKKMGLRASSTRELIFDHCRIPKDRLIGREGMGFIVAMRTLDLARPGIGSLSVGLAQGALDAAVQYAKERVQFGHPIISFQAVQHMLADMATQTEAGRALVYAVARYIDSNPKDISKVSAMSKLFPSDAAMQVTTDAVQVFGGYGYMKDYPVEKMMRDAKILQIYEGTNQIQRSVIGQALNKEYSRTK, from the coding sequence ATGGATTATTTCCTGACTGATGAGCAGAAGATGATTGTGGACCTGGCGCGTAAGATAGCCGAGGAAAAGGTTGTGCCCGTGCGTGCGGAACTGGATGAAAAAGAGGAATTTCCCTGGAAGATAATGGAAGACCTGGCGAAGGCAGACCTCTTCGGAATCTATCTTCCGGAAAAATACGGTGGATTTGGCGGGGGATGCTTTGAAAACTGTCTGGCTGTGGAACAACTTGGGCGCGCCTGTATTGGCGTAGCCACAACCTTCGCCGCCAGCGCCTTGGGGGCCCTTCCCATCCTTTTCTTCGGCAGCGAAGAGCAAAGGCAGAAATATCTGCCGGAGATCGCCAGTGGCCGAAAATTGGCGGCCTTCGGCCTGACGGAGGCCGGGGCAGGAAGCGATGCCGGAGGTATCCGCACCACGGCGACGAAAGACGGCGACGCCTATATTCTAAATGGAACCAAGCAATGGATAACCAACGGCGGTGAGGCGGAGATCTATACGATAATCGCTCTAACGGATCGAGAAAAAGGGGCGCGGGGAGCGAGCGCCTTTATTGTAGAGAAAGGGGAGGCCGGGTTTAGCTTCGGGAAAAAGGAAAAGAAGATGGGACTTCGGGCCTCATCTACACGGGAACTTATATTTGACCATTGCCGCATCCCCAAGGACCGGCTTATTGGCCGTGAAGGCATGGGCTTTATAGTAGCCATGCGGACCCTTGATCTGGCCAGGCCGGGCATCGGATCCCTGTCCGTCGGTCTGGCGCAGGGGGCATTGGATGCCGCTGTGCAATATGCCAAAGAGCGGGTGCAATTTGGCCATCCCATAATCTCGTTCCAGGCCGTGCAGCACATGCTGGCGGATATGGCTACCCAGACGGAGGCGGGCCGGGCCCTGGTCTATGCCGTGGCCAGATATATAGACAGTAACCCCAAGGATATAAGTAAGGTCTCGGCCATGTCCAAGCTCTTCCCAAGTGATGCGGCCATGCAGGTGACCACTGATGCAGTCCAGGTCTTTGGCGGCTATGGTTACATGAAGGACTATCCCGTGGAGAAGATGATGCGGGACGCCAAAATTCTTCAGATTTATGAAGGAACCAACCAGATCCAACGCAGTGTCATTGGCCAGGCCCTGAATAAGGAATATAGCCGCACAAAGTAG
- a CDS encoding electron transfer flavoprotein subunit beta/FixA family protein, protein MDIVACIKQVPNSAHVRIDPETKALVREGVESIVNPYDMHALEAGLSLKERYGGKVTVLTMGPPQAETALREALSCGADEAVLLSDRAFAGSDTWATTYILSLGIKKIGHFDLIICGKQAIDGDTAQVGPGLAERLNLPYVTYVRHIEFVENGAMRLQRLMDSGYDVLDLPLPALLTVVKEINEPRLPSLKAKIRAKNQQIPVYGAKELGADEKKIGLAGSFTEVTEIFAPKWDRKRLMIEGPVEEQVEILLKNIKQIRY, encoded by the coding sequence ATGGACATCGTAGCCTGCATAAAACAGGTTCCAAATTCGGCCCATGTCCGTATTGATCCTGAGACCAAAGCCCTGGTACGGGAGGGGGTAGAAAGCATTGTCAATCCCTATGACATGCACGCCCTCGAGGCCGGATTGAGTCTTAAAGAACGTTATGGAGGAAAGGTAACGGTATTAACCATGGGCCCGCCCCAGGCTGAAACAGCGCTCAGGGAGGCCCTTTCCTGTGGCGCTGATGAGGCCGTGCTCCTTTCCGATCGGGCCTTTGCCGGTTCTGATACCTGGGCTACTACCTATATCCTCTCTCTGGGCATTAAAAAGATCGGCCATTTTGATTTGATTATTTGCGGAAAACAGGCTATAGATGGGGACACAGCTCAGGTCGGCCCCGGTCTGGCCGAGCGTTTAAATCTTCCTTATGTTACCTATGTGCGGCATATAGAGTTTGTGGAAAACGGCGCCATGCGTTTGCAAAGGCTGATGGACAGTGGATACGACGTGCTTGACCTGCCCCTGCCGGCCCTTTTAACCGTGGTCAAAGAGATCAACGAGCCTCGTCTTCCTTCGCTTAAGGCCAAGATAAGGGCCAAGAATCAGCAGATTCCCGTTTATGGGGCCAAAGAGCTTGGCGCTGACGAAAAGAAGATCGGTCTGGCTGGATCATTTACCGAGGTAACCGAGATTTTTGCCCCGAAATGGGATAGAAAGCGCCTGATGATCGAGGGTCCGGTCGAGGAGCAGGTAGAGATTTTGCTTAAAAATATTAAACAGATTAGGTATTAA